The Quercus lobata isolate SW786 chromosome 4, ValleyOak3.0 Primary Assembly, whole genome shotgun sequence genome segment CTTGGTAATGTTTAAACACTACAAGACTTCTACGCTCTTTGAGGAACTTAACTTTGATAGAGTTTCGTTTTGGATTCAGTTGCATAACCTACCCTACTCCCACTTGGTTCCAGAGATCCCACTTGGTTCCAGAGGTCGCGCTTAGTTTTGGATTCAGATGCATGACCTACCCTCCTCTCCACCATTCTTCTTTGATATCTTGCCCATGTTATAATTAACaggaaaaaaaacatatataaaataatgtgtagacattaatattaattattgaaaGATAGAAAGCAATTTCAAACTAGAAAGAGAAATTTGCATCATATTTAAGTCTAAGTGATTGAAACATTGCATAGTCTTAAACAATAAGACAACAATAAACCAAAAGCTATCACATTTGGACATAGTTTTGTTACATGACTAGAAAAGTAGCAGACAAATATACTAGCATCTACTTGTGAAAAGTTAATGAATCAATGgaattaaatcaataaaaaaaactcatggaATTTGATGAATCAACAAGAAGAGAACAGCAACAGCATGAGCAATAGAGTGCAAGAATGATAGCTATGTTTTTACGGCTGGTTGAGATTGAAGGTGCTATGATGTGTAAAAAGGGTTCAGATTGGAGGGGTATTTTAggaattttaacaaaattttcaataaaccTAAATCCATTCCCTCTCATTCTTCCCAATTTTGGGAGGagcaaaaattttagattttgaggGGAAAGGGAGGAATGATTTTGAGTGTTCTCTCCTAACTATTTCATTCCTtcccacttaaactcctaaACAAGAGAATGAAATTTCCATTCCCTCTATTAAatctcccaaacaagggaatgaaaaaatattctaaaaatattcttttcatttcatttcattccatttcttCCTTCCAAACGAGGCTAAGAATAATTCAGGCCTTCTTAACTGCAGGGAAGTAATTGAAATAAATAGGCTAAGTAAACGTCCACTGAAGCTCACAATCAGAAAAAGTTAATAGACTAATAGTGTGGTAGAATAGATACCCTGAAGTAAGATGGTGAAGATTGGTTTGGAATTGAAAGTAGACACCCGATCGGTTTCATCTCTGGCCATAAAAGTTATGGTAGTCTTTATATACCACTTTCCCAGAAAAGGGAAATTATTTCTTGCGCAATTGAATCTAGACTGCTACAAAACTAtgcattaacattttttttttcttttgctgcGGCAGCCGGCAGACTAAGGTATATGTTCTGGTATCTATTCTGTAGTGTgcgtttgttttttttatgtctatttatttctttattatgtGGTGATGAGTTGTGATTTTCGTGTCAAATAAGATAACTGAAGAATTCTTTCCACTTTTTGGGTGTCTTATCGTAAATTGCTTATTCAAGTTCAGCAAATTTATGCCTTACAATGACAAGATGCTTTTGATTTTCACAGGAAAGGAAAGAAACTCAACTCGAACTATTATCATCATTGTTGTCCCgactgttattgctatgatacTTATCATTAGTATCTGCTTCGTTTTAAGAGCGAGGAAGCCAATGGATTCTTTTGAAAGTAAGTTCAGAGTGTTGTCGTTTGTTTCTTGAGAGTTATTCTCATTAATTATAAACAAGGCAAGGCTTTTGTCCAACGCACTACAACCCTCAAAAAGACACAACTAATACATGATCATTTTGGACACGTGTCATCTCTATGTTCCGTCCAGTGCTCCAATTAAAGCATTGGACAAAAGACAAACCCGTATGAAACAGTTCAAACAATATGAAgcttagggggtgtttggtttgtgttttcaaacaaccatttttagtttttaaacagcATTTTACGCATTTcaatacactttttcacccacacgtatttctataaatattttcaaacaacaattttcagtttttaaacacaagtaccaaacaggcccttagtAATTCATGTTATTCTCAAGTACACTTGGAAACTTTATAGGTAACAACATTTAgtaatttgaaaagaaatactTATGTATGATCCCATTCCcataaatttgaaatatgtTAGACTATGTTGcttttcattctcaaaaataGACATCTTATCTAAGTCCAAATTTTCTGTCCCACCATTTGTGCTCCATTTTATGTTCCATGAATAGAAATTCGCCACATGTCCACTTAGTTCATTAATGCCTAATTTTATGCCTTCTCTCCTTTCATTtaccttaaataaaataaacaaaaaccagTACATAATAGCACAGTAGCAGCAGCAGCACTAACCTCCTCTGGCACTATCGACAAAGAGGTCACTGGTGCCACCAGTCACAGTGCCACTACTGCCACAAACTTTACAAACtccaaattcacaaaataaaaaggacATAAATAAGCATGTTTCACATAAAGGGACTCATCTTACCTATTTCACATGATAATAGAGGGACTCAAaccttatcattattattattattatttgtgaaaCAAACTTTTTATGGTGAAACAAACTTCATAAATAGCttggtatttttcttttccattacAAGCCCGTccataataataagaataataataacaagCTCTTCTATGTGACAATGTTACTCTAATTTAAAGAATGCAATTTGTATCAATTGgatatgtatttatgtattaaCATGTTCCTCTCGTAGATCTGTTACTCTAATTTAAAGAAAGTATATGCATCAATTGAATATGTATAAACATGTTTCTCTTGTGAAGCAGTGGCTCAAATGACAAGTGTAGAATCTTTGCAATTCGATTTCGGCACTATTAGAGCTGCAACAGACAACTTTTCAGATGCAAATAAACTTGGGAGAGGTGGATTTGGGGAAGTTCACAGGGTAGAGGAAAACattataatatgaaatgaattatttaattcCTTTGAGTTGAGTTTAAGTATATTATTTCTGCATTATTCTCTTACATGTGTGTGTGAACATGCATCCAGGGTAGGCTATTTAATGGACAAGAGATAGCTGTGAAGAGGCTTTCTAGGAATTCTGGACAAGGCGATCTAGAGTTTAAGAACGAAGTCCTGTTAGTAGCCAAACTCCAACACCGAAGTTTAGTTAGGCTCCTTGGATTTTGCTTAGAAGGAAGTGAAAGACTTCTTATCTATGAGTTCGTACCTAATACAAGCCTTGATCACTAcatatttggtaatttttcatttcattgttattttctatattctAATCAAAATCATTTCATTCGGTAAGAatcttgttctttttgtttggaaagtgatttttaaaatatttggtgACTAATATGATTTATTGAATCTATAGATCCAATAAAGCGTGCAAATTTAGATTGGGAAATGCGTTACAAAATCATAAGAGGCATTGCTCGAGGGATTCTATACCTTCATGAGGATTCTCGACTTCGGATAATTCATCGTGACCTTAAAGCTGGCAACATTCTACTAGATGCTAAGATGAATCCTAAAATTGCAGATTTTGGAATGGCAAGGATGTTTGTATCAGATGAAACTGAAGGCAATACAAATAGAATTGTGGGAACCtagtaagtaaaagaaaatgCTATCTAGCTAATGAATATAATTGTGTATGTTTGATAATATTCATTATAATATGTTATTTATGTTGAAGTAACACCAAGAAAGCCACAAAGATGATGGAAATTAAATAACTTGAACAGAAAAATTAAGATTAACATTCTAATTAATTCTTGGTTTATTAATATTGATATGCAGTGGATATATGGCCCCAGAATATGCAATGTTTGGACAATTCTCAATCAAGTCAGATGTCTTTAGTTTTGGTGTGTTGATTTTGGAGATTGTAAGTGGCCAAAAAAATACTTCTTTTCATAATGGAGAGAATATGGAGTACCTTCTTAACTATGTGAGTATGATTATATAGTgtaaaaaatcctttttttcttagaaaaaataaataaatatatgggaatgtaaatttttttctttaacatagTATGTTCACATTGATGTACACAGGCATGGAAAAATTGGAGAGAGGGAACAATTTCTAATCTAATAGATCCCACATTAAACAACAGTCCAATAAGTGAAATATTGAGATGTATTCACATTGGACTACTATGTGTTCAACAAAATGTAGATGACAGACCAAACATGACTCTAGTTGGTCTCATGATGAATAGCAATACTGTTGCTCTCCCTGTACCTACACAACCTGCAAGTTTCACACGGAGCAATGTTATATTAGTCACATCATTGCAACCGGAGATTGGTTCGCCTGTAACTAACAACGAGGTTTCAATTACTGAGTTATATCCTAGATAATGTTTTGCCAATAAGGGTTGTAATATGTACGTTGTCTAGAGATTTCACTAGTACAATTTATCTAACTATATTGATTTTtcgtttctccaaaaaaaaaaaaaaaaaaaaaaaaaaaactatattgaTTTTTCAAGTAAATTTAGAAACTATAATTTGAATTCCTAATAGGTGGATATGAATACAAATTTTTGTATTACTTTTGTATTCTACTTTATACTATACCAAGTAAAATTTGTCATATATTCTTTTGAAGTTCATAAAGAATAATCTAACCTATATTTCAAATCATATGatagattttgaaaaattatatttgtaattttttcctttttgaagtTCTAGTTATCCTATCGATTACTGTGAAACTACCATttattaaaacaagaaaaaaaaattttaaataaacttattttttgataattttacagCCAAgcaatttaataataagaagaagacaAACATGTACAACGTTGATAGCAACCATGCAAGCTATGATCCAagcaaaatatattataaagttGATCTTACATATAGGTCAAAgcgaaaaaagaaagagaaaaacctCCTcgtaaaatatcatattttttgttgagtatagttgctatatatatatatatatatatatacacatgatCTCCAACtgtaacaaaagaaaatgagcaagaGACAAATATTACACAATGATTAGCAAAATCGAATTACAGtcaattaatcaatt includes the following:
- the LOC115986190 gene encoding putative receptor-like protein kinase At4g00960 — its product is MSLHNSQAFLLPSFVLFVLTSSISSLLSTEIYHKCTDGLGSNEPSNENYRSNLTTLLDSFSSKTFQNYTFDTSSNGGIYGLFLCRGDLSNINCQNCVKVASNFITSKCPLNRSAIVWNAGCMLRYSDFNFFGVSQTQPQVFLWNSQNETSPEEPNFDATSLMFDLVGKALETDMLYKSGEGFSVLKGANDPGYGLVQCTKDINITGCRNCLYDLMGIIANCCRTRKGFTIFAPSCNLRFEIFSFFETARALPSPPSGNVAQMTSVESLQFDFGTIRAATDNFSDANKLGRGGFGEVHRGRLFNGQEIAVKRLSRNSGQGDLEFKNEVLLVAKLQHRSLVRLLGFCLEGSERLLIYEFVPNTSLDHYIFDPIKRANLDWEMRYKIIRGIARGILYLHEDSRLRIIHRDLKAGNILLDAKMNPKIADFGMARMFVSDETEGNTNRIVGTYGYMAPEYAMFGQFSIKSDVFSFGVLILEIVSGQKNTSFHNGENMEYLLNYAWKNWREGTISNLIDPTLNNSPISEILRCIHIGLLCVQQNVDDRPNMTLVGLMMNSNTVALPVPTQPASFTRSNVILVTSLQPEIGSPVTNNEVSITELYPR